Within the Prevotella scopos JCM 17725 genome, the region AGTTTACACTCCTTGGAATTCGAAAGCCATGCGAACAAGTCAGCAGCTCCATCGCCATTCAATTCTACGGTTTGGATTGTATAATCTCTTGCAAGCGAGATGAAACATTTCGAGAAAGCAAGACTTATCTTTCCGTTGTTGTCCACCGATGTTGTGTATAAGTCGCAGTTATGCCATTTGCCGGAATGGCATCGTTTTGCAACAACATCGGCATAACCGTCACCGTTAAAGTCCCCACAGACAACCTGCTCAAGTTTATCGTCATTCCAGTTCCATGTCCCACTTGCGACCTGTTCAAAGTAAGTGCTATGACTTATAAAAAGTTTCCAGCCTTTCCAACCTGCTCTGTCATTCTCTGGAGTTGCTATGAAATCTGCCAATCCATCGCCATTGAAATCACCTACAGTCAAAGTCGCCTTGTGAATAAGTTTTGTCTGGGAGTAATTGTAATTCTGTACCTTAAAATCGCTAAGATTGGTCCACGTCAGTTGTGTCGGATTCTTATGTTCTCCTCCAGACGCGGTCTCTGTTACTTCTGAAAGTTGATATTTGCGTTTTTCGACTTGATAATTAAACTGAAAGTTACGCACGACTTGGTCTCCCATGAACAGTGCTATAGAAAAAAGAAGTTGGCTCCTTTTAACTCTCGCGCCATTGACATAAGTAACCGGTGAATAAGGATTGCTCATGTAACTAAAACGGATTGAGGCATAAGGAGACAATCCTACCGTGGCATTTCCCGTATAGTCAATTCGTGAAGGATAGAAATCATTGGTACTAGCCTCACCACCATATGTGACGGTGAAATAGTTACCTTTTGTGTCAGATACTTTTGACACAAGCCAAAACAGGGTTGAGTCTGTTTCTGCCTTACCTAATGCTTTTGATACGGTTACATAATCATATATCAATCCGGACTTGGTATATACCGTGAAAGATGTAGGGTTGGTACTTTTTCCATTTGCCAAGATTTTTGCGAAAGAATTGTTTTCTGTTCTATATTCTGTTTCCGTACCATAAGAATAGTTATATTTTATTAATCTCTGACCGTCCAATGCAAAATGATCATGACTAGTAAAATCTATTGCTGTGGCCATCCCATCATGAAACCTGTCTGATGGAATTCGGCTTATAATGGATAGTCCCATAAGGTCAAAGCCATATCCAGCCAAACCATTTTTCGTGGAACTGTTGTAACATACTGATAAATTCGGCTTCATACCACCTGTTCCGGGAAGAGCTGGTATCGGGATTTCGTATGACAGTTGTCCTGTAGGAGAAACATTTATCTCATCATTGATTTTGCCGAAAACTCCATTTCCGACTCCTCCGTGTTCTTTATCAGTATAAAGACGTTCCTGTGCAAGACTGCTTATCGTTATCAATAAATATATCAAAAGAAGTAAATGTTTTTTCATAAGCTCTAATTTTTAAGCAATTTATATGATTTTTCAAAGTCCTCTCCACTTACTTTAACAATGTAAATTCCTTTTGGCAGGTTTGTAGTCGTTAAGGTAGTAGTTCCATTCCCAATTAAATCATTGAAGACAACTTGACCTGATACATTTGCCATGATGTATGATAAATTATGGTCTGAAGGCAATCCCACAATTGAGATAGAAAGTTGATCTTGAAAAGTTGGTGCTGGAGAGAGGTCTACTTTTAACAGTTTCGTGTCTGTAGAAGTTTTTAGGGCTTTCTTGGCTTTGAGAAGTGTTCCCCTAATAACCCGGGAAGTACAACTACCTTGTGCATTATATGTGTAAACAACCGTCTGCCCCTGTGCCTTAGTATAAGTAAAGACAAACAGCAACATCAGTAAAATAACTTTATTTTTCATCGGTTTAAAATTTTAGTTAACTATTAAATGGATGCTTATATAACATTTATGCTAATAAGAAATTAAGCTTATAGAGGATATTTTGGTAATATCCAGTATAAAGGCAAAAAGATACTATGGGAAGAAAAAGTTGTAATTGTGATAGACCAACCGAAAAGTCAAACGCCACGAATTGGAAAGATACGCGACATGTACAAGGCATATAGTAAAATAGTCCGCAGGTATTCCATACTCCAAAATCTTTTACTATTATATCGCAAAAATAAAGTATTAAAATGAAATTGCCAAGAAAATCGAAGAAAATTTCTGCAGAAAGTGCATTTTTAACATTTCGAGCACTTTAAATGCATGCAAACAGGGGAATGTCAGGTGTATACCCGCTGAAAATGGGACTCCGTTTTTCTGTAGGGGCATAAGCTATATTCATTGACGGAAATAGCCCCTGATGGTAAAAGTTGATGTTCTCTTTTGTTTTCTTCAATAAATAAACTACCTTTGCATTGTTGAGTTAAATATTCTTTGAGACAATGCAGAATAAAGAAAGGGTAAGAAACTTGCTCGTTTCCAAATCGTAACCCATTTACCCTTTATTCATACTTATTTTATTGACTATCTGAAAGATACAAATATCTTGAATCTTTTGCGGGCGTAATATGTTAGGACAGCGTGGTATCAAGCCAGAAGACCTTCCACCCGCAGAAGATATTAAGAAACTGGAACGCAAGGTTGCACGAGACGAGAAAAAGATAGAACAAATCTCACAAAAACTACCGAAGAACAAAAATAGTGATTCATAATATACTTTAAGTCCGCAACGTTATTCCCTGCGAGAAAATTTTATCTATTAAAATATCTCTTTGAGGGACTCTATCAGTTGATTTCTGGATTTTTTAGAGTTATTTGAGGCTTGACTAAGTATGAAATCCCCAATCCAATGGGAAGTATGACAACAACAATGAAATACTGTTTTATTCAAGGAAGAACTCAAAGTTGTATGCTTTATTTATATGTAGGTTCAGAATATTCAGACATATCCAAGTGACTTGAGAACTTTGTTTCTCAAACACTTGGCTTTCTTAAAAGATTTTACGCTGTAGAATTAAGAGATAATATCAGAGTTTTATTGTAACTTTGCAATACTTTCCACAAATGAAAGCTTTCCACAATAAAACAAGACATGGTCAAAGCCGTTGTTAAGGCTATCCTCAAAAGGAAAAAGGGTTTGTAGAATAGCTTTCTTTTGATGAAGGAAACCGGACAAATAAAGAAACAGAAGAGAAATGATATTACTAAGCTTCGATACGGAAGAGTTTGATGTACCTCGCGAACATGGGGTAGATTTCTCGCTTGAAGAAGGTATGAAGGTATCAGTAGAGGGTACGAATCGCATCCTCGACATACTGAAGGCGAATAACGTTTGCGCTACCTTCTTCTGCACGGGCAACTTTGCTGAACTGGCGCCAGAAGTCATGGAGCGCATAAAAAACGAAGGTCACGAGGTCGCTTGTCATGGTGTTGACCACTGGCAACCCAAGCCTGAGGACGTTTTCCGTTCTAAGGAAATCATCGAACGTGTAACAGGTGTGAAAGTTGCGGGCTATCGTCAGCCACGTATGTTCCCTGTATCAGATGAGGATATAGAGAAGGCTGGCTACCTTTATAACTCTTCTTTGAACCCTGCTTTCATACCGGGGCGATATATGCACCTCACCACTCCACGCACATGGTTTATGCAAGGAAAGGTCATGCAGATACCTGCCAGCGTTAGTCCTCACCTGCGCATCCCGCTCTTTTGGCTGTCTATGCACAACTTCCCAGAGTGGTTCTATCTTCGTTTAGTTCGACAAGTATTGCACCATGATGGCTATTTCGTGACCTATTTCCACCCATGGGAGTTCTATGATCTCAAGTCACATCCAGAGTTTAAGATGCCATTTATCATTAAGAACAACAGTGGACACGATTTAGAACAGCGTCTCGACCGCTTTATCAAGGCAATGAAGGCAGACAAGCAGGAGTTTATTACCTACGTTGACTTTGTCAACCGCCAGAAGAAATAAGTTGAATTCCCGCTCTGAATAGCAGAAAGCAGGCTAAGAAACGCTCCCTA harbors:
- a CDS encoding polysaccharide deacetylase family protein; the encoded protein is MILLSFDTEEFDVPREHGVDFSLEEGMKVSVEGTNRILDILKANNVCATFFCTGNFAELAPEVMERIKNEGHEVACHGVDHWQPKPEDVFRSKEIIERVTGVKVAGYRQPRMFPVSDEDIEKAGYLYNSSLNPAFIPGRYMHLTTPRTWFMQGKVMQIPASVSPHLRIPLFWLSMHNFPEWFYLRLVRQVLHHDGYFVTYFHPWEFYDLKSHPEFKMPFIIKNNSGHDLEQRLDRFIKAMKADKQEFITYVDFVNRQKK
- a CDS encoding T9SS type A sorting domain-containing protein, with protein sequence MKNKVILLMLLFVFTYTKAQGQTVVYTYNAQGSCTSRVIRGTLLKAKKALKTSTDTKLLKVDLSPAPTFQDQLSISIVGLPSDHNLSYIMANVSGQVVFNDLIGNGTTTLTTTNLPKGIYIVKVSGEDFEKSYKLLKN